Proteins encoded together in one Chryseobacterium taklimakanense window:
- a CDS encoding YtxH domain-containing protein, whose protein sequence is MSKKGNNNAGAVLAGLLAGAAAGVVLGMLYAPEEGKETRKKIRDKADDLANQAKDQYGQVTEKVKDQYNNISSQVKETTDKVVTSVKEGYDKYKTQAANTVAEVSKDIETELDGLK, encoded by the coding sequence ATGTCAAAAAAAGGTAACAACAATGCAGGTGCAGTATTAGCCGGTCTGTTAGCAGGTGCTGCAGCGGGTGTAGTTTTAGGAATGCTTTACGCTCCTGAAGAAGGTAAAGAAACCAGAAAAAAAATAAGGGATAAAGCAGATGATTTGGCAAATCAGGCTAAAGACCAGTACGGACAGGTTACTGAGAAAGTAAAAGACCAGTACAACAACATCTCATCACAGGTAAAGGAAACAACGGATAAAGTAGTAACTTCTGTAAAAGAAGGTTACGACAAATATAAAACCCAGGCTGCAAATACGGTAGCTGAAGTTTCTAAAGATATTGAAACGGAATTAGACGGGCTTAAGTAA
- a CDS encoding ATP-dependent Clp protease adaptor ClpS, producing MNRRFYNIRDYENPQREYEEEVAVLEETDEENKLVLWNDDVNTFDFVIECLIEICGHTLEQAEQCTILVHYKGKCTVKTGSMEKLKPMHEKLLSRGLTSEIQ from the coding sequence ATGAACAGACGATTTTATAATATCCGCGATTACGAAAATCCGCAGCGCGAGTACGAAGAAGAAGTTGCGGTACTGGAAGAAACGGACGAAGAAAATAAACTGGTTTTGTGGAATGACGATGTGAATACTTTCGATTTTGTGATTGAATGCCTCATCGAAATCTGCGGACATACCCTCGAGCAGGCTGAACAGTGCACGATTCTAGTACACTACAAAGGAAAATGTACGGTAAAAACCGGCAGTATGGAAAAGCTGAAACCCATGCATGAAAAACTTCTGTCCCGAGGATTAACATCAGAAATACAATAA
- the tamL gene encoding translocation and assembly module lipoprotein TamL, with protein MSGKHFRNYLQKYHIFFSVATSLGVLYGCSTTKKVPDGDFLLVKNNFKYEDSKAHSDELPDYVGQKPNRKAFFLFPVRLWMYNAANPKYDTMLAEYMTYPREIRNRELRDSLLIKYGMPEDVGKNLFVDRFLHTIGQPPVILDQSKTESSADVIRKRLVYRGYWDADVKFKHNLDSAAKKATVDYLVKHRDPTIISEYYYDIPDPKVKEIYESQYQKSHILAGDILDQTKLEEEVRRITQQMRDNGYYKFNSSNEEIYFTADTLLSRKNVPLVMDVRKDSLGTPYKKATIGDIKVHVLEKLSDTVDTVKDSLRGITFYKLDDQYKTRALWRPIILETGKVYDQRNFDLTKRNISSMNNFNIIDYKEGLRKGSDSIIDVSYYLAPLAKYDFRIAGDLTYSQILNVGLAPSVDLTSRNIFGGAENLTVGLSGIVGSVKSSKNLDRRVLAYEASLQGNLSFPRLLLPFSYWRLIPKRYSPTSNINLGVSVQDNIGMGRLNFNTGLNYFANVNDIVTHKLSIFNTQLSLTRNKDKYYDFFPNDRLYRDKMFEYYSPTLWQQFQSGSIESDEVSSIIMQDSGFQQALTGEGLDLFNNFRQSLINKDRQTQDVLISSLIYNYIYNEIGKKDQVNPFYFNGKIETSGNIFGLIAKTTQNEGIASQNPQKTVFKVPYSQFVKFDFDVRKYFQFFDNKHTLALRQFIGIGIPYGNSTQMPFIRSYFNGGSNDIRAWRVFGGLGPADSQLDERVRAFVMDNVKLTTNVEYRIPFTKMYEGAAFVDAGNIWSLKDSGFGDQFKFNKFLSQMGVGAGVGLRINVAYLTFRLDAAWKVHDPNKPLGERWVIGSTWKPTLNFAFGYPF; from the coding sequence ATGAGCGGTAAGCATTTCAGGAATTATCTTCAAAAGTATCACATATTTTTTTCAGTTGCAACTTCATTAGGTGTTCTTTATGGCTGCAGTACTACCAAAAAAGTTCCGGATGGTGACTTCCTCCTCGTTAAAAATAATTTTAAATACGAGGACAGCAAGGCACACAGCGATGAACTTCCGGATTATGTAGGCCAGAAACCCAACAGGAAAGCATTTTTTCTTTTTCCGGTAAGACTTTGGATGTACAATGCGGCCAATCCCAAATACGATACGATGTTAGCTGAATATATGACCTATCCGCGGGAAATAAGAAACCGTGAGCTCAGAGACTCGCTGCTTATAAAATATGGTATGCCGGAAGATGTAGGTAAAAACCTTTTTGTAGACCGTTTTCTGCACACTATTGGCCAACCACCGGTAATCCTGGACCAGTCGAAAACAGAAAGCAGCGCCGACGTGATACGCAAAAGGCTGGTGTACCGTGGCTACTGGGATGCTGATGTAAAATTTAAACATAATCTCGACTCAGCGGCTAAGAAAGCCACCGTTGATTATTTGGTTAAACATCGCGACCCAACCATCATATCAGAATATTACTACGATATTCCCGATCCTAAAGTAAAGGAAATCTACGAAAGTCAATATCAAAAAAGTCATATTTTGGCAGGCGACATTCTGGATCAAACCAAGCTTGAGGAGGAGGTTCGGCGTATTACCCAGCAGATGCGTGACAACGGGTACTACAAATTCAATAGTTCCAACGAAGAAATATATTTCACCGCAGATACTTTGCTGAGCCGCAAAAATGTGCCTCTGGTAATGGATGTAAGGAAAGATTCGCTGGGCACACCATACAAAAAAGCCACAATAGGTGATATAAAAGTTCACGTATTGGAGAAACTTTCAGATACCGTGGATACGGTGAAGGACTCACTTCGTGGGATTACCTTCTATAAACTGGATGACCAGTATAAGACGAGGGCCCTCTGGCGGCCGATCATTCTGGAAACCGGAAAAGTTTATGATCAGCGAAATTTTGACCTTACCAAAAGGAACATCTCTTCGATGAATAATTTTAACATCATTGATTATAAGGAAGGACTGAGAAAAGGCTCTGACAGCATCATCGATGTTTCCTACTATCTCGCGCCGCTAGCTAAATATGATTTCAGAATTGCCGGTGACCTGACTTATTCTCAGATTTTGAATGTTGGTCTGGCCCCCTCCGTGGATTTAACCTCCAGAAATATTTTTGGTGGCGCTGAAAACCTGACAGTTGGTCTTTCAGGCATCGTTGGCAGCGTGAAAAGTTCAAAAAATCTTGACCGCAGAGTACTTGCATACGAAGCGTCACTACAGGGTAATTTAAGTTTTCCGAGGCTCCTGCTTCCATTCAGTTACTGGAGGCTGATCCCGAAGAGATATTCCCCTACTTCAAATATCAATTTGGGGGTATCGGTACAGGACAATATCGGTATGGGCAGGCTCAACTTCAATACAGGGCTTAATTATTTTGCGAATGTGAACGATATTGTGACGCATAAACTTTCAATTTTCAATACACAGTTAAGCCTCACGCGAAACAAAGATAAATATTACGACTTCTTCCCTAATGACCGGCTTTACCGAGATAAAATGTTCGAATATTATTCGCCAACACTTTGGCAGCAGTTTCAAAGTGGCAGCATAGAATCGGATGAGGTGTCCTCCATCATTATGCAGGACAGTGGTTTCCAGCAAGCGCTTACGGGTGAAGGCCTGGATTTGTTCAATAATTTCCGCCAGTCGCTTATCAACAAAGACCGTCAAACCCAGGATGTACTGATTTCATCACTGATTTACAACTATATTTATAATGAAATCGGTAAAAAAGATCAGGTTAATCCTTTCTATTTCAACGGGAAAATTGAAACCTCCGGGAATATTTTTGGACTGATTGCAAAAACTACACAAAATGAAGGTATCGCTTCGCAAAACCCGCAAAAGACGGTTTTCAAAGTCCCTTACTCACAATTTGTAAAATTTGATTTTGATGTCAGAAAGTACTTTCAGTTTTTTGACAACAAGCATACCCTCGCGCTGAGGCAGTTCATCGGGATCGGGATTCCTTATGGAAATTCAACCCAAATGCCATTCATCCGTTCATATTTTAATGGTGGATCAAATGACATCAGGGCATGGCGTGTTTTTGGCGGATTAGGCCCGGCAGATTCCCAACTTGATGAAAGAGTGCGTGCTTTCGTTATGGATAATGTAAAACTTACGACAAATGTTGAATACCGAATCCCATTTACCAAAATGTACGAAGGTGCTGCGTTCGTGGATGCCGGAAATATCTGGAGTTTGAAAGACAGCGGTTTCGGAGACCAGTTCAAGTTTAATAAATTCCTTTCGCAAATGGGAGTTGGTGCCGGTGTTGGGCTCAGAATCAATGTCGCATATTTAACGTTCAGGTTAGACGCGGCCTGGAAAGTTCACGATCCCAACAAGCCGCTCGGAGAACGCTGGGTCATAGGAAGCACCTGGAAACCGACGCTTAATTTTGCCTTTGGTTATCCATTCTAA
- a CDS encoding phage holin family protein, with product MIDIVKDYASKRIDLLKLQATEKSSVGAGTATFIVLAAIAALFFIFLLNIGLGLWIGSLLGNYAYGVLIMAGFYLLILIVVILARKSITNNVANRIIKAIND from the coding sequence ATGATTGATATTGTAAAAGATTATGCTTCAAAACGCATCGACCTGCTGAAATTACAGGCTACCGAAAAATCATCAGTAGGTGCCGGAACGGCTACTTTTATTGTTTTGGCTGCCATTGCGGCGCTGTTTTTTATATTTTTACTTAATATCGGATTAGGATTGTGGATTGGCTCACTGCTGGGTAATTATGCTTATGGTGTCCTGATTATGGCGGGCTTCTACCTGCTCATCTTAATCGTCGTGATACTGGCCAGGAAAAGCATTACCAATAATGTAGCAAACCGTATTATAAAAGCAATAAACGATTAA
- a CDS encoding phosphoribosyl-ATP pyrophosphatase, whose product MATKYNSLDELRRKKELLKKEVSDLEDLLTFENTKESLSAFTHGFTDNFLTEKTTEEGDTKLALKTGNIVKELGQKLVRNSARNSIIAFDNTGLQSNLLESTLKLGGVALVGTMARKNLKSTSWRKRLIGLALVYLLPYALRFIRAKAEEFQKKHSLSSMEKLI is encoded by the coding sequence ATGGCAACTAAATATAACAGCCTCGATGAACTGCGCAGAAAGAAAGAACTTCTGAAAAAGGAAGTTTCTGATCTGGAAGACCTGCTGACTTTCGAGAACACCAAAGAGAGTTTAAGTGCTTTCACCCACGGTTTCACAGACAATTTTCTTACCGAAAAAACCACTGAGGAAGGTGATACCAAATTAGCCCTGAAAACAGGTAACATTGTAAAGGAGCTTGGTCAGAAATTAGTCCGTAACAGTGCAAGAAATTCGATAATAGCGTTTGACAACACCGGTTTGCAAAGCAATCTGTTAGAAAGCACCCTGAAGCTTGGCGGTGTGGCCCTCGTCGGAACTATGGCAAGAAAAAATCTTAAAAGCACCAGCTGGAGAAAACGTTTAATCGGTCTAGCGCTCGTTTATCTTCTTCCTTATGCCTTAAGATTCATTAGAGCGAAAGCTGAGGAATTTCAGAAAAAGCACAGCCTCTCCAGTATGGAAAAGCTGATATAA
- the cmk gene encoding (d)CMP kinase, whose amino-acid sequence MNRKPVIAIDGYSSTGKSSISKIIAKKLGLIHLDTGALYRGITYFALQNCLRDDKSVDTDALFSCLEKLNLEFKEVDGNLELYLNGKDISKEIRTPEVSDYVSFIAKQPEVRGFLLQTQRSIAANGGIIMDGRDIGTTILPDADYKFFLTASVDERTRRRHRELTEMGEITDELSVKENLIKRDKIDSEREISPLKQAADAILIDNTLINKEQTIALILSYIKPF is encoded by the coding sequence ATGAACAGAAAACCGGTTATCGCGATCGACGGATATTCGTCCACAGGAAAAAGCTCAATTTCTAAAATTATAGCCAAGAAACTGGGATTGATTCACCTGGATACCGGGGCGCTGTACCGTGGTATCACCTATTTTGCGTTACAAAACTGTCTTAGGGACGATAAATCTGTTGACACTGATGCCTTATTCAGTTGCCTTGAAAAACTGAATCTTGAATTTAAAGAAGTTGATGGTAATCTTGAGCTTTACCTTAACGGAAAAGATATTTCAAAGGAGATCCGAACTCCCGAGGTTTCAGATTACGTCAGCTTTATCGCAAAACAGCCGGAAGTGAGAGGATTTTTACTGCAAACCCAGCGTTCAATCGCTGCAAACGGCGGCATTATTATGGACGGACGTGATATCGGCACCACGATTCTGCCGGATGCAGATTACAAGTTTTTTCTTACCGCCAGCGTGGATGAACGCACCAGGCGCCGCCATCGGGAACTTACTGAAATGGGAGAAATTACAGATGAGCTGTCCGTAAAGGAAAATTTAATCAAAAGAGATAAAATCGACAGTGAGCGGGAAATCTCCCCACTGAAACAGGCAGCCGATGCCATTCTTATTGATAATACTTTGATTAATAAAGAGCAAACCATTGCGCTGATTCTCTCTTATATAAAACCTTTTTAG
- a CDS encoding TrmH family RNA methyltransferase — MLTAHTIKVIQSLDKKKFRQKYNLFLVEGNKIITELHNSRYKIREIFSTNPFDDNLIKFSNNLIAEITQRDLQKVSFLQNPKDSVALCELPASHEKATDLNIVLDGIQDPGNLGTIIRLADWFGIDQIVCSEDTVDVYNPKVIQATMGSFTRVNVVYTSLSEFLGSTEHINLGTDMDGKNIYEFSFPEKFNLILGNEGNGMRPETESLLHQKITIPRFGKNKLTESLNVSMAAGIILGEIFSKR, encoded by the coding sequence ATGCTTACCGCTCATACTATAAAAGTTATACAGTCTCTAGATAAAAAGAAGTTCAGACAAAAATACAATTTGTTTTTGGTTGAAGGTAACAAAATCATCACAGAACTTCATAATTCCAGATATAAAATTAGGGAAATATTCTCCACAAATCCCTTTGATGATAATCTTATAAAATTTAGTAATAATCTGATAGCCGAAATAACACAGCGTGACCTACAAAAAGTCAGTTTTCTACAAAATCCAAAAGATTCAGTAGCGCTTTGCGAACTGCCGGCATCGCATGAAAAAGCGACAGATTTAAATATAGTTCTCGACGGAATTCAGGATCCCGGGAATTTAGGGACGATTATCAGGTTGGCTGACTGGTTTGGGATTGATCAGATTGTCTGCAGTGAAGATACGGTGGATGTTTACAACCCTAAAGTCATTCAGGCCACCATGGGCTCATTTACCCGGGTTAATGTGGTTTATACCAGTTTATCCGAATTTCTTGGCAGTACGGAACATATAAACTTGGGAACAGACATGGATGGCAAAAATATCTACGAATTTAGTTTTCCTGAAAAATTCAATTTAATTCTCGGAAATGAAGGTAACGGCATGCGTCCTGAAACTGAATCGCTCCTGCATCAGAAAATAACCATTCCAAGATTCGGAAAAAATAAATTAACCGAAAGCCTGAATGTATCAATGGCTGCAGGTATAATTCTGGGTGAGATATTTTCAAAGCGCTAA
- the atpG gene encoding ATP synthase F1 subunit gamma codes for MANLKEIRGRITSISSTMQITSAMKMVAAAKLKKAQDAIVMLRPYSEKLTELIENVSANTDLEEISTYTLERETKRVLYIVVTSNRGLAGAFNSSVVKELNHQLANSSYENEILAVGKKAYDAVRKNRTVYDNQSAVFDHLSFDKVATFTEHVMKDYREGKFDKVYVIYNKFINAATQQVITEQVLPISIPEKREDTNTDYIFEPSSKEILENLIPKSIKTQVYKAVLDSVASEHGARMTAMHKATDNAQALKNELVINYNKARQAAITGEILEIVSGAEALKGS; via the coding sequence ATGGCAAATTTAAAGGAAATACGCGGAAGAATTACTTCGATCAGTTCTACAATGCAGATTACCAGCGCAATGAAGATGGTAGCTGCAGCAAAACTGAAAAAAGCTCAGGATGCAATCGTAATGCTGAGGCCATATTCAGAAAAATTGACTGAACTTATAGAAAATGTAAGTGCAAATACTGATCTTGAAGAAATTTCAACCTATACTTTAGAGCGCGAAACCAAAAGAGTTCTTTATATCGTTGTGACGTCGAATAGAGGTTTGGCCGGAGCTTTCAACTCTTCTGTTGTGAAAGAACTGAACCATCAGCTTGCAAATTCGTCTTACGAGAATGAAATTCTTGCAGTTGGTAAGAAAGCTTACGATGCGGTGCGTAAAAACAGAACGGTTTATGATAACCAAAGCGCAGTTTTCGACCATTTGAGCTTTGATAAAGTTGCAACATTTACCGAGCATGTAATGAAAGATTACAGAGAAGGTAAGTTCGACAAAGTTTATGTGATCTATAACAAGTTCATCAACGCCGCTACTCAGCAGGTGATCACGGAGCAGGTACTTCCGATTTCAATTCCCGAAAAGAGAGAAGATACCAATACCGATTATATCTTCGAACCAAGCAGCAAAGAAATTCTGGAGAATTTGATTCCAAAATCAATCAAGACACAGGTTTATAAAGCTGTCCTGGATTCAGTAGCTTCTGAGCACGGCGCAAGAATGACAGCGATGCACAAGGCGACTGACAACGCACAGGCTCTTAAAAATGAACTTGTAATTAATTATAATAAAGCAAGACAGGCCGCGATTACCGGTGAAATTCTTGAAATTGTTTCCGGTGCGGAGGCTCTTAAAGGTTCGTAA
- the pyrH gene encoding UMP kinase yields the protein MKYKRILLKLSGEALMGSRQYGIDNDRLKEYAEEIKKVVDLGCQVAIVIGGGNIFRGLSGAANGMDRVQGDYMGMLATVINGMALQGALENLGIYTRLQSAIEMDKVAEPFIKRRATRHLEKGRVVIFGAGTGNPYFTTDTAATLRAIEIGADVILKGTRVDGIYDSDPEKNENAVKFNALSFEDVFAKNLKVMDMTAFTLSHENKLPIIVFDMNKENNLLKIVQGEQVGTLVN from the coding sequence ATGAAATATAAAAGAATCCTTCTAAAGTTAAGCGGAGAAGCCTTAATGGGAAGCAGGCAGTACGGAATTGACAACGACAGGCTGAAAGAATACGCTGAGGAAATAAAAAAAGTTGTGGATTTGGGCTGCCAGGTTGCCATCGTCATCGGAGGAGGAAATATTTTCAGGGGTTTATCTGGAGCTGCAAACGGTATGGACCGTGTACAGGGAGATTATATGGGAATGCTCGCCACAGTAATCAACGGTATGGCTTTGCAGGGTGCACTGGAAAATTTAGGAATATACACAAGGTTGCAAAGTGCAATAGAAATGGATAAAGTTGCCGAACCTTTTATCAAAAGAAGAGCCACAAGGCATTTGGAAAAGGGTAGAGTCGTTATTTTTGGTGCCGGAACGGGAAATCCTTATTTTACGACAGATACTGCAGCAACCTTGAGAGCCATCGAAATAGGTGCTGATGTCATTTTGAAAGGTACCAGAGTAGACGGAATCTACGACAGCGATCCGGAAAAAAATGAAAACGCAGTGAAGTTCAATGCTCTATCTTTCGAAGATGTTTTTGCAAAAAATCTTAAAGTGATGGATATGACGGCCTTTACCTTAAGCCACGAAAATAAGCTGCCGATCATCGTTTTCGATATGAATAAAGAAAATAACCTTTTGAAAATCGTGCAAGGCGAGCAGGTTGGTACTTTGGTTAATTAA
- a CDS encoding hemolysin family protein, which translates to MDSDILKLLLALFLVLLNGFFVAAEFSIVKVRYSQIQLKAAEGNSMAKQAEHIIKHLDEYLSATQLGITLASLALGWVGESAMHHVIEKLFHYFNFAIDQATITTVSLVLSFLLITVMHIVFGELIPKSIAIRKAEPTTMAIAVPLRVFYTIFKPFIWTMNQMSNAFLRLVKIHPASEQEIHSTEELQLLVKQSADSGEIQEENYEIIKNAFDFTDHSAKQIMVPRQNILSIDIEDPVEEIMTRIMDSGYSRIPVYEDSIDNIIGILYTKEIIREYIRRKGNLDHDDLKGLMREAFFVVGSKKISDLMKVFQQKKQHLAIVIDEFGGTEGIITLEDILEELVGEIQDEEDDEDRIVDKVCDNVYWVQATQPLEEINENLPKEFPLSEEGEFNTLAGYILHALEDIPEENQEFDMNGYHFKILKMNNKSVELVELVYDGPNLTEDVAEEMGDL; encoded by the coding sequence ATGGATTCGGACATACTTAAGCTGTTACTGGCTTTATTTTTAGTATTACTCAATGGCTTTTTCGTAGCCGCAGAATTTTCAATCGTTAAAGTTCGTTACTCACAAATCCAGCTGAAAGCCGCAGAAGGAAATTCTATGGCAAAACAGGCAGAGCATATCATTAAACATCTTGATGAATACCTTTCTGCAACACAGCTCGGCATTACATTGGCATCACTTGCCCTTGGTTGGGTTGGAGAAAGCGCAATGCACCATGTCATCGAAAAGCTGTTCCATTATTTTAATTTTGCAATCGATCAGGCAACCATTACAACGGTTTCCTTAGTACTAAGTTTCCTTTTAATCACGGTGATGCATATTGTTTTTGGTGAGCTTATCCCAAAATCAATCGCGATCCGTAAAGCTGAGCCAACAACAATGGCGATTGCTGTTCCACTGAGGGTCTTCTACACGATTTTCAAACCGTTCATCTGGACGATGAACCAGATGTCAAATGCTTTTTTAAGGCTTGTGAAAATACACCCGGCCTCAGAACAGGAAATCCATTCAACGGAGGAATTGCAGCTTTTGGTAAAGCAGTCGGCTGATTCAGGTGAAATTCAGGAAGAAAACTACGAAATCATTAAAAACGCCTTTGACTTTACAGACCATTCTGCAAAGCAAATCATGGTGCCCAGACAGAACATCCTTTCTATTGACATCGAAGATCCGGTGGAGGAAATTATGACCCGCATTATGGACAGCGGTTACTCCAGAATTCCGGTTTATGAAGATTCGATCGATAACATCATCGGGATTTTATACACTAAAGAAATCATCCGGGAATATATCAGAAGAAAAGGCAATCTGGACCACGATGATCTGAAAGGTTTGATGCGCGAAGCGTTCTTTGTGGTTGGCAGCAAGAAAATCTCTGATTTAATGAAGGTTTTCCAGCAGAAAAAACAGCATTTGGCGATCGTAATCGATGAATTTGGCGGCACTGAAGGAATCATTACTTTGGAAGATATTCTGGAAGAACTTGTGGGTGAAATTCAGGATGAGGAAGATGATGAGGATAGAATCGTCGACAAAGTGTGTGATAATGTATACTGGGTGCAGGCAACGCAGCCTTTGGAAGAAATTAACGAAAATTTGCCTAAAGAATTTCCACTTTCTGAGGAAGGCGAATTCAATACGCTTGCCGGTTATATTTTGCATGCACTGGAAGATATTCCCGAAGAAAATCAGGAATTTGATATGAATGGTTATCATTTCAAGATTCTGAAAATGAATAATAAAAGTGTAGAGCTGGTGGAACTGGTTTATGATGGGCCAAATCTCACTGAAGATGTAGCCGAAGAAATGGGCGATCTTTAA
- the porQ gene encoding type IX secretion system protein PorQ, with protein sequence MKIKSLFAISAVLSHFVLFAQNGENIYPFLNTPVSVRQAALGGDAISVRDYDVNFLAANPSLNNLEMENRIGISFASYLADSKYGTVSYAKDLGYGHLISAHAKYMDYGKMPRTDENAEINGEFSATDAAVGVGYAYQFEDDWTVGGNLNLVTSKIDNYTSMAIAATGGITYHLKKRKETVSLVARNFGYQFKTYNGTRERLPLKIDLGYSKILEQFPVAVTVTAHDLQKFDISSEYNNNGQEVRFFRKIFDHFSIGAEFFPEDAFNIRLGYNVKRGNEMAVLDQRSFAGISAGFGVKISSFRFDYAHVRYHSASNMNMIGLTMDLIELGGNRR encoded by the coding sequence ATGAAAATTAAGTCGCTTTTTGCCATTTCTGCGGTATTGTCACACTTTGTTCTGTTTGCGCAAAACGGCGAAAACATCTATCCTTTCCTCAATACTCCAGTCTCAGTTAGGCAGGCAGCTTTAGGTGGTGATGCAATTTCTGTAAGGGATTACGACGTCAATTTTCTGGCTGCGAACCCTTCTCTGAATAATCTTGAGATGGAAAACCGGATCGGAATCAGCTTTGCATCTTATCTTGCTGATTCCAAATACGGGACGGTCTCTTACGCAAAAGATTTAGGCTACGGACACCTTATTTCCGCTCATGCAAAATATATGGATTACGGAAAGATGCCACGGACTGATGAGAATGCAGAGATTAACGGTGAATTCTCAGCGACAGACGCAGCTGTGGGTGTAGGTTACGCCTATCAGTTTGAGGATGACTGGACCGTGGGTGGAAATCTGAATTTAGTAACTTCAAAAATTGACAACTACACATCGATGGCAATTGCAGCTACGGGTGGCATCACTTATCATTTAAAAAAAAGAAAGGAAACCGTTTCTTTAGTTGCCAGAAATTTTGGCTACCAGTTTAAAACCTACAACGGAACAAGAGAACGGCTGCCCCTGAAGATCGATTTGGGTTACTCCAAAATTCTGGAGCAGTTTCCTGTAGCTGTTACGGTAACTGCTCACGATCTGCAAAAATTCGACATTTCATCGGAATACAATAACAATGGGCAGGAAGTTCGTTTCTTTAGAAAGATTTTCGACCATTTTTCCATCGGTGCAGAGTTTTTCCCGGAAGATGCATTCAACATAAGATTAGGTTATAATGTAAAACGCGGGAATGAGATGGCAGTGCTCGATCAAAGAAGTTTTGCCGGGATTTCTGCAGGATTTGGGGTTAAAATTTCCTCATTCAGGTTTGATTATGCTCATGTAAGGTACCACAGCGCCTCGAATATGAACATGATCGGCCTCACGATGGATCTGATTGAACTTGGCGGAAACAGAAGATAA